One region of Endozoicomonas sp. Mp262 genomic DNA includes:
- the xseA gene encoding exodeoxyribonuclease VII large subunit, which produces MSELNSQARRLLEISFHNIRVEGEISSLARPSSGHWYFTLKDERAQIRCAMFRNRNQSLRFVPSEGMLVQIRGRVSLYENRGDYQLIIDHMEEAGNGALQKAFEQLKKKLAQEGLFDSERKRKLPAYPKHIGVITSPTGAAIRDILSVLERRAPFIPVTVIPSPVQGNEATGQLIQALNTASKADFDVIILSRGGGSLEDLWPFNEEALARAIAKHPVPVVSAVGHEIDFTIADFVADYRAPTPSAAAEILSPDRKTLLERVNLLNRKLTTMTLHKLQMAQHQLHSISKRLRHPGDQLREHSQRLDDLEIRMQQALCLQLERKKADLQRHHNKLVQLSPVAKLGQIKLQTTHFEETLHNQISRKLETQQQKLQNLSGQLHLVSPLSTMARGYSITQKQGQIISRANQLQLGNQITLRLHKGSADCTVDQIHE; this is translated from the coding sequence CGGGTGGAGGGTGAGATATCCTCATTGGCACGTCCCAGCTCCGGCCACTGGTATTTCACCTTAAAAGATGAGCGGGCACAGATCCGCTGTGCCATGTTCCGTAACCGCAATCAATCATTAAGGTTTGTTCCATCAGAAGGGATGCTGGTGCAGATCCGTGGCCGGGTCAGCCTGTATGAAAACCGGGGAGACTACCAGTTAATCATTGACCATATGGAGGAAGCAGGCAACGGAGCCTTACAGAAAGCTTTTGAACAGCTTAAGAAAAAACTGGCCCAGGAAGGCCTGTTTGACAGCGAGCGTAAAAGAAAGCTGCCAGCCTATCCAAAGCATATTGGTGTTATTACCTCACCAACCGGAGCAGCCATTAGGGATATTCTATCCGTACTTGAACGGCGGGCGCCTTTTATTCCAGTCACTGTGATTCCCAGCCCTGTCCAAGGCAATGAAGCCACCGGACAATTAATACAGGCCCTGAACACCGCCTCAAAAGCCGATTTTGACGTTATCATCCTTAGCCGGGGCGGCGGTTCACTGGAAGATCTCTGGCCTTTTAATGAAGAAGCCCTTGCCAGGGCCATTGCCAAACATCCCGTCCCTGTTGTTAGCGCAGTGGGTCATGAGATTGATTTTACCATTGCGGATTTTGTGGCTGACTACCGCGCCCCCACCCCTTCTGCTGCCGCTGAAATACTCAGTCCTGACCGAAAGACCCTGCTGGAAAGAGTTAATCTATTAAACAGAAAACTAACCACAATGACTCTTCATAAATTACAAATGGCCCAGCATCAACTGCACAGTATCAGCAAGCGTCTAAGGCATCCCGGGGATCAGTTACGGGAGCATAGCCAAAGACTGGATGACCTGGAAATCAGAATGCAACAGGCTCTCTGTCTACAGCTGGAGCGAAAAAAAGCTGATTTACAGCGGCATCACAATAAGCTGGTGCAACTCTCTCCAGTGGCCAAGCTGGGGCAGATTAAACTACAAACAACCCACTTTGAAGAAACCCTCCATAACCAGATCAGCAGGAAACTGGAAACCCAACAACAAAAGCTGCAAAACCTTTCCGGCCAGCTTCATCTAGTGAGTCCGCTCTCGACAATGGCACGGGGTTATTCTATAACCCAAAAACAGGGACAGATCATTTCCCGTGCCAACCAATTGCAACTAGGCAACCAAATCACCCTTCGCTTGCATAAAGGTTCTGCTGATTGCACAGTAGATCAAATACACGAGTGA